atcagaaCTCAttcaacatcagagaactcacacaggagaaaaaccgTTTTCCtgttcaaaatgtgggaaatgttttactcataaATCAAACCTTGTTattcatcagagaactcacacaggagagaagctgttttcttgttcagaatgtgggaaatgttttgtgtGTAAAAcatatcttgttacacatcagagaattcacacaggagagaagccgttttcttgtttagaatgtgggaaatgctttgcacAGAAAACAGTCCTTCTTAATcaccagagaagtcacacaggagagaagccgttttcctgttcagattgtgggaaatgttttacattgaaatcaacccttgttacacatcagagaattcacacaggagagaagccattttcttgtttagaatgtgggaaatgctttgcagAGAAAAAAGCCCTTCTTTATCACCAGAgcagtcacacaggagaggagcctttttcttgttcagaatgtgggaaatgctttactcgCAAATCAGATTTACTCAAACATCAAaaagttcacacaggagagaagccgttttcttgtttagaatgtgggaaatgctttgcacAGAAAACAGTCCTTCTTAATcaccagagaagtcacacaggagagaagccgttttcctgttcagaatgtgggaaatgttttacattgaaatcaacccttgttacacatcagagaattcacacaggagagaagccattttcttgttcagaatgtgggaaatgttttactcgcaaATCAGATTTACTCAAACATCAAaaagttcacacaggagagaagccattttcttgttcagaatgtgggaaatgttttactcgcaaATCATATTTACTGCAGcatcaaagagttcacacaggagagaagctgttttcttgttcagaatgtgggaaatgttttactagcaaatcatttttactgcaacatcagagagttcacacaggagagaagccattttcttgttcagaatgtgggaaatgttttactcgcaaATCAGATTTACTCCAACATCAAaaagttcacacaggagagaagccattttcttgttcagaatgtgggaaatgttttactcgcaaATCAGGTTTACTCAAACATCAAaaagttcacacaggagagaagccgttttcttgttcagaatgtgggaaatgttttgctagcAAATCACATTTACTGCAACATCAAAaggttcacacaggagagaagccgttttcttgttcagaatgtgggaaatgttttgctaggAAATCACATTTACTACGACATCAAAAACTTCACAGATGAGAGAAGGCGTTTTTTAAACCCATTTTGTCACACcaaacaaaaaaggtaaaaagtaaagtgacatgtcatacaCAAGAAAAGGAAAGCAATTTAGAGCACTAAGTGAtaaataagaaatgtatgtaattactgATAAACATCTGTTATCCAGAATCAAATATAATCCAGATAACCC
The sequence above is drawn from the Eleutherodactylus coqui strain aEleCoq1 unplaced genomic scaffold, aEleCoq1.hap1 HAP1_SCAFFOLD_954, whole genome shotgun sequence genome and encodes:
- the LOC136605368 gene encoding oocyte zinc finger protein XlCOF7.1-like, which produces MISADCEAEDCGITQDTSKELSIIPDISSALHSKHPSSDHPTQVPSSDSSQTGESHRRGDQRACTGKKPYSCKECAKRYRTKSDLVRHQRTHTGERPFSCSECGKCFACKSTLVTHRKIHTGEKPFVCSECGKCFTERRILVTHQRIHTGEKPFSCPECGKCFTACSAFVTHQRIHTGQKPFFCPECGKCFAVKSELIRHQRTHTGEKPFSCPECGKCFAVKSELIQHQRTHTGEKPFSCSKCGKCFTHKSNLVIHQRTHTGEKLFSCSECGKCFVCKTYLVTHQRIHTGEKPFSCLECGKCFAQKTVLLNHQRSHTGEKPFSCSDCGKCFTLKSTLVTHQRIHTGEKPFSCLECGKCFAEKKALLYHQSSHTGEEPFSCSECGKCFTRKSDLLKHQKVHTGEKPFSCLECGKCFAQKTVLLNHQRSHTGEKPFSCSECGKCFTLKSTLVTHQRIHTGEKPFSCSECGKCFTRKSDLLKHQKVHTGEKPFSCSECGKCFTRKSYLLQHQRVHTGEKLFSCSECGKCFTSKSFLLQHQRVHTGEKPFSCSECGKCFTRKSDLLQHQKVHTGEKPFSCSECGKCFTRKSGLLKHQKVHTGEKPFSCSECGKCFASKSHLLQHQKVHTGEKPFSCSECGKCFARKSHLLRHQKLHR